From the Synechococcus sp. KORDI-49 genome, the window TAGAGGCTGTGCAATCCACCGATGAAGGTCTCGTAGGTGCGGCTGTGGTCATCGGTGAGTTCCCCGAAGCCGAAATCAACGCTGCCGTCGTGGCGGATGCCGATGAAGGCGCGCTGGCGCGAGGCGGTGCGGTTGCGGCCGCGCCACACCCGCGGACCGAACTTCAGATCACCCAGAGGAACGGTGATCTCCTGCCCGCCGTTGTCAATGTGGCGCTCGTACATCGGCCCGGAGACGTAGGCCAGGGCGGCGATGTCTTCGTACGCGTCCTGCTCCCGGTCCCAGCCCTCCAGCAACCCGAAGCGCACCTCGCGGGGATCGAGATCGAGGGCATAGACCTCGTCATCGGGGATGTAATGAAACGGCTCATCGTCGGCCGGGAGGCCCGGCAGCACGAGGTCGCCCTGCTCGTTGCTCTCCGCCACCCGCTCCGGGGCATTCGGAGCCAGGGCGATCAGGCCGGCGAACACCAGCGGTGGCAGGGCCAGCGCCAGCAGCAGCCAGCGGTTCCGCCACCGGGGTCGGGGGGTCTGGTCTTGGCGGGGAACGCGTGGCTTCACGCGGCGGGCCGTCGACCTTGGTTTTTGGGGAGTGGATCGAACCAAGGAACGATGACGCCGTCGGCCACCAGCCATGTGCGGTAACGGTCGCCGCAGTCATGCCCTCCCGTCAACTCTCCGAAGGCCGGGATCACCAGACGGGAACCGACCTCGTCGTAGGCGAAGCAGGGCAGACGCAGGTGATCGGAGCGGCTGCGCAGCCGACTGGTGGGATGCAGATGACCGCACACATTCAGCTGGTGAGGCTGCGGCGGGGATTCCGGAGCATGGCTCAGCCACAGGGCACCGAGGGCCTGAGACGGCAGTTGCGGCAGGCCTTCCATCCAGCTGTGGCGATCGTGATTGCCGCCGATCAACAGCACCTCGCAACCGCAGAGCTCCGGCAGAGCCCGCAGGTTGTCCCGCAACCTCGGGGTGAGTCCGACCCGGGCATGGATCAGGTCTCCCAGAACGATCAGCTGCTGCGGACGCCACTGATGGCAGAGCTCAAGCAGGGGGTTGAACGTGCCGCCATCGGCATCGCTCGGCAACGGGATTCCCTGCGCCTGAAAGGCCTCCGCCTTGCCCAGATGCAGATCCGCCAGCATCAGCACCCGTCCCTCCGGCCGCCAGAGCGCCCGCTGCGGCAGAAACTGCAGCGACTCCGCTCCCCACTGCCAGAGCTGCGCGCTCATCCGCGCCGGGGTGGCTTGATCTGGCTGTTGTGTAGCCCTGACTGCATCGGGCCGGCACATCCGTGCATCAACCTTGCGTCCCATGAGGAATTAATTGTGGCGCGTTCCGTGCGTCCGAACCAGCTTCCGAGCGAAACCCTTCGCTGGCTCGAGCGACGGCTGCTGTCGCTGGAACGTCAAGAGCGTTACGAATGCGCCTACGCCCTGCGCATGGAAGTGGCCGAATGGCTGCTGGGGGCTGTGGATGCCAACCTGACGGCACCTGCCCCGCTTTGACCCCCCGATGACCCTTGCCCTGCTGATCGCTCTGGCCGGCTCACTGGTGGCGATGACGCTGATCGTGCGTCGTCTGGAACAGCGCTGAACGGCAACCGCTCGATCACCTGATCAGCGTTGACCATCCGCACCACGCCGCTGTCGATGCAGGCGATCTGAAACAGGGACGGCTCAGGGCCACGGGCGCTGCCCACCACATGCAGCACATGGCCCATCCACCAGTCCCCCGGATCCTCGCCTTCCACCACCACCAGATCACCGCAGCGAGCGCGGAGAAACAACGGCCCGTCCATCCCGACCTCGTGCCAGTACGTTCGTTCTAGCGACGGAAAGGCCGGAGCATGGCACGCTTCCAGGTGTCATCCGATCCGGCGGCGATGCGCTGCTCCGCCCTGGCTGCAGCCCTGCTGAGCGCCACCCAGCTGCTGATCATTCCCGCTGTGGCGGCAGCACCGGAGCCGCGCGGCACCCTGCGGGTGGGCATCACCGGATCGCCTCCGTTCGTGCTCAGCGGCCATGGCTCGCGAGGGGGCATCAGCCTGGAGATCTGGCGGCGCGTGGCCGAGCAGAACGACCTCAGCTACGACCTGGTCGAGCAGCCGACCCCGAAGCAGGGACTGAGGGCGATCGAGATGGGAGAGATCGATCTGCTGGTGGGGCCGATCAGCATCACCGCCCGGCGCCTCGCCATGCCTGACGTCGATTTCACACAGCCCTACTTCCTGGGCAAGTCCGGCGTGCTGCTGCCCCTCTCTCCCCCCAGTCTGGTCAGCCGCCTGAGCGTGTTCTTCGGATGGGCGGTGGTGTCGTCGGTACTGGTGCTGCTGGGGGTGCTGCTGGCGGTGGGCAGCCTGATCTGGCTGGCCGAACGGCGCCGCAATGCCGAGCAGTTCCCCCGGGCGCCGCTGGCGGGCATCGGCAGCGGCATGTGGTTCGCGCTGGTAACGCTCACCACGGTGGGCTACGGCGACAAGGCCCCGGTCACCCGCACCGGCCGTGGGCTCACCGCCGCCTGGATGACCATCTCCCTGATCGCCGTGTCCTCGCTCACGGCGAGCCTCGCGTCGGCCTTCACCCTGTTCCTCACCGGCGCCACCGAAACCGCGATCACCGATCCTGCGCAACTGCAATCACGCCGGGTCGCCGTGGTGAGCGGCACCAGCGGCGTGGAACTGGCCCAGAGACGCAACATGCGCGTGGTGTCGGCCGACTCGCTCGCCGGCGCCATCGATCTGATGCTGGAGGACCGGGCGGAGGCCGTGATCTTCGATCGACCGGCCATCCGTTATTACCTCAAGAAGAATCCGGATCTGGCCGTACGACTAGCGCCGTTCACGCTCACCGAGGAGACCTACGGCTTCGCCTTCCGATCCGGTGACCCCCTGCGCAATGCCTTGAACGTCTCGATCCTGCAGCTGCAGCGGCAGGGGCAGGTGGAAGCCATCACCAACGTTCTGCTCAACTGAATCCGCCGGGGGAACGCCGCCTCAGCTGAGGGGCCGGTGACGCCGCAGGGCGTCTTCCACCAGGAAGGCTGCAAGGTTGCCGCAGCTGCGCCCCTCCTCGAGGGCGTGCCGCTTGAGATCGTCCATCACGCCGCGGGGCAGGGTGACGTTGATCCGCTCGGAACAAGCGGCATCGGCGACGGCGGCCGTGCTGGGAGCCGGTTCGGTGGAGGCCAGCCGCTGCTGCAGCTCCTGCACAAGATCCTGAAGAATCGGCACGATTCAGTGAAGATTTATACACAATATAGATGCAATATCGTGCCTAAAACCAGGCTGGCTTGATGTCCGCCTGTGCGCGTATCCTGACCTCGTTTTTCAGGATGCCATGCGCCCACTGCCCCTGAAACTGACGCCCGGCAGCGACCTGCGCCTCAGCCTCGAGGAGCTGGCCCGTGCGCAGCAGCTCAACGGCTTCGTCCTGGGCGTGGTGGGCAACCTCAGCCGTGCCGCCTTTCAGTGCCCGGGCCAGGCACAGCCCACCGTGCTGGAGGGGGATCTCGAAGTGATCACCCTGAACGGCACCCTCAGCCCCGAAGGAGTGCACCTGCATCTCAGCCTCTCCGATGGTGCCTGCCAGGTGTGGGGAGGACATCTCGAACCCGGCACCCTGGTGCAGAAGGGCGTCGACCTTCTGGTGGGAGTTCTCGAGCCGTCCCAGCCGGCCGTCGACGGCAACACAGCCACACCCGTTGCACAGCCGCCCCGCATCGAGATCGCCGTGCTGCCGGGTTGTCCGTGGTGCGCAAGAGCTCTGCGGCTGCTGCGCACCCTGGATCTGCCCCACACCGTGGACACGGTCAACGACGATGCCGCCTTCAGCCGCTGGCAGTCCCGCAGCGGCATGCGCACCTTCCCGCAGGTGTTCATCGATGGTGCACTGCTCGGCGGCTACGACGACCTCGCCTCCCTGCACGGTTCAGGCAAGCTGGAGCAGCTGCGCTGAGCCTCGGCCATGGCCACACCGGAGGAGAGCCCTGAGCCGACGTCGTTCTGGTCCCACAAACCCTGGTGGTGCCAGCCCTGGACGATCCTGATGACCGGGTCCCTGGCGATCGGAGGGTCCTGGTGGTTGCTGCACTGGCTGTGGCTGACCCTGCCCATCGCCCTGCTGGTGCTGATCTGGTGGTGGCTGTTTCTGATCGTGGTGCCCCGCTCCGGCGCCCTGCCACCGACACCACCGGCACCATGAGCGACAGCATCAGGCTGCAGGCCATCGACCAGAGCCTGTTCGACCGCGTCGCGGCCGTGGCACGCGGGAAACCGCGCCTGCGCATGAACCACAATCTCCACCAGGAGAGCGATCTGGTGCAGCGGTTTCTGAACGTGCTGCAACCCGGCACCTACGTGCGCCCGCATCGCCACGTGCGCGAGCAGGCGGGAACGGGCTTCGAGTGCTTTCTGGTGCTTCAGGGGGCGATCGGCCTGCTGATCTTCGATGGCGACGGACAGCTGATCGAACGGCACCGCCTGAGCGCCACCGGACCGCTGCGCGGCATCGAACTGGCGGAGAACCAGTTCCATTCCCTGGTGGCTCTGGAGCCGGACACGGTGATGTTCGAACTCAAGCAGGGCCCTTACCAGCCCACGCAAGACAAGGACTTCCTCAGCGCCTTCCCCGGCGAAGGCAGCGAACAGGCGGAGGATCAGGAACGCAGCTGGCGGCAGCTGTTCGCCACCGGTCACCGGCCCTGAGAGAACCGCTTCAGACCTCGGCGGTCCGCACCGCTTCCCGGAACCGCTGCTTCTCATCCAGCAGCTCCGTCTCCAGCTGCTCGATCAGCCGGCTGACCAGAGACTGGAACTCAGGCTGACATCCCCGGAACGCCGCCTTGTGGCGGATCGGCTCATTGCGCATGCGCAGATCGGTGAGCATGAGCTGGAGGGCGTCGATCCTGGCGTTGGTGTTCATGCCGGGCTGTCGGGTGGGGGGAGGTTATGACGAGGGCTCGCCATCATTGATACCGCTGCACCCACCGGATGCGTCAACGCTTTCTGCTGCCGCTGCTGCTGCTTGCTCTGGCCTGGAGCCAGGAACTGGTCGATCAGATCCTGTTCGCCGGGCAATGGAACCTGCCCATGGGTCCGGGCCTGCCCTGGTGGCGACTGCTCAGCGCCCCGTTCAGCCACTCCGGGTTCGCACACCTGATCTCGAACAGCGCCGTGTTCCTGCCGCTGAGCTGGCTTGTGCTCACCCGGGGGATGCGGGATTACATCGCGATCTGGATCGCCGTGCTGCTCATGGAGGTGCCGGTGGTGCTGCTCTGGCCCACAGCCAGCCATGGTCTTTCCGGCGTGATCTACGGACTGCTCGGGTATCTGCTGCTGATCGGCTGGCTGGAGCGTCGGCTGCTGCCCGTGCTGCTCAGCCTGATCGCCTTCTGGCTCTACGGATCCGCCCTGGTGGCCCTGATTCCGGGAGTTTCCCCCGCCGGTGTCAGCTGGATCGGCCATGCCTCCGGATTCGCAGGAGGACTGCTGGCGGCCCTGGCCGTGCATCGCGACAGCGCAGGGCAGACGTCGTGACACGGTTCAAGGCATGCTGAACGGACGCCGGAGATGACCCCATGCCACCAGCGGTCTGTCTGAACTGCGGCAGTCGGGAGTTCCGCGCTGATCGCGCCCTGGCCGGACGACTGATCTGCAAGCGCTGCGGTTACGCCCTCGGTACCCGACCGAGCGCCAAAGGCCAGCGGCAGAGCGGTCGCCGCCGCTGGGTCCTGATCACTGCTCTGGTCGTGACCGCGCTGCTGGTGGTTCTGCTCTCCAGACTCTGACCCCTCCGCTCAGGAGCGGAGCATCGCCACCACCTCCGAGGTATTGGCAGACAGGGGAGCGCCATCGAGCAGCTCGATCGCCGCGCGCATGGCGGCCTGACGCTCCGGCCCGTAACTGCGCCAGCGGCTGAACACCTTGGCCATACGACTCGCCGTGATCGGGTTGCGGGCATCGACCGCGGCGATCTGCTCGGCCATGAACCGGTAGCCGCTGCCGTCGACGGCATGGAAGGCGCTGATGTTGGCGGTGAAGCCCCCCAGAACGGCTCGCAGGGAATTCGGAGCCAGCGGATCGAACCGGGGATGCAGCAGCAGGTCCCGCACCCGCTCCAGGCTGTCGGAGCGCGGCGTCGAGGCCTCCAGGGAGAACCAGCTGTCGAGAATCACCGGTTTGTCCTGCCAGCGGTCATGGAAGGCCGCCAGCGCCTGGTCGCGCTCAGGGCAGTCAATCGGCCGCAGAGCCCGCAGCGCAGCCCGGGCCAGGGTCATCGATGGACCGCTCACCGCCTTGAGAGCCTGCTCACGGGCTTCCGCATCGCCGGCGGCCGCCAGCCAGCTCCAGGCCACGGCCGTCAGCTGGCGTGCTCCCTGCCCCTCCGGCCAGAGCCGGCTCCAGCCCGGACGGCATCGCTCGAGCAACTGACGCAGGGGCTCGTGCAAGGCGCCGCCGAGATCGGCTCTGAGGCTGTGCATGGCCCGATCGAGGCTCAGCGGATCCGCCGTCGTCTGCAGCGCCTCCAGCTCCGCCAGGCCAGGCAGCGTCAGCAGAACAGCCAGCTCCGCCCCCTCATCCGAGCCGGCCAGGGTCTGCCCCAGAGCTGTTGTGAGGGCGGCCTCCACAGCGGGCTCCGGCGCATCCGCAGCCCGGGCCAGCAGGATCTGACGGAACAGCCGCTGGCCGGCATCCCAGCGGCAGAAGGGATCGTCATCGGCCGCGAACAGCTGCAGCGTCTCCGTCAGCGGCTGATCCATGCGCAGCACCACCGGTGCCGAGAAGCGGCGCAGGATCGAGAGCGCCGGAGGCTGTTCGGCGGGCGGTGCCTTCAGAACCATGGTCCGATCGGCCTCGTCCATCACCACAAGCTGTTCCTCGCCGATGCGACCGTCGGCCGTCACCAGGGCGATGGCGAGCGGCAGCACCAGCGGCTGCTTCTGCGGTTGGCCTGGAGTCGGCTCGGTCCGCTGCTGAAGCTGAAGGGTCAGCTCACCGGTGGTGGCGTTCCAGCTGCGCTCCACGTTCAGCTGGGGGGTGCCGGCCTGGTGGTACCAGCGCCGGAAGCGATCGGGATCAAACCCCAGGGGCCGGCCATCGGAAGCGGCCCCGTCGGTGATGGCCTGCACGAAATCCTCAGTGGTGGCGGCGGTGCCGTCGAAACGCTCCACGTAGGTCGCCATTCCCGCCATGAACCGCTCATGCCCCAGCAGGGTGTGCAGCATGCGGATCAGTTCCGAACCCTTTTCGTAGATGGTCGTCGTGTAGAAGTTGTCGATCGCCTGATACTCCGCCGGCTTCACAGGGTGAGCCGTCGGCCCCGCATCCTCCCGGAACTGGGTGTTGCGCAGCATCGCCACATCCTCGATCCGCTTCACCGCAGAGGAATGCAGATCCGCGGTGAAGCTCTGATCGCGGAAGACGGTCAGTCCTTCCTTGAGCGACAGCTGGAACCAGTCGCGGCAGGTGATGCGATTGCCGGTCCAGTTGTGGAAGTACTCATGGGCGATCACACTTTCAACCCGCTCCAACTCCCCGTCGGTGGCTGTTTCCGCATCGGCCAGCACCAGTTTGGAGTTGAAGATGTTGAGGCTCTTGTTCTCCATCGCGCCCATGTTGAAGTGACGCACGGCGACGATGTTGTACTCGTCGAGGTCGTATTCCAGGCCGTAGATCTGTTCATCCCAGCGCATCGACCGTTTCAGTGACGCCATCGCATGGGCGGTGTAAGGCTCATCGCCGGATTCCACATGCAGGCGCAGCGTCACCTCCCGCCCGGATGCGGTGCGGAGTTGATCGCGCACCTCCGTCAGATCACCAGCCACCAGCGCGAAGAGGTACGACGGCTTCGGGTGCGGGTCATCCCAGATCGCCTCATGGCGGTCCGGTGCCCCCGCCAGCGGCCCGGCCGACACGGCGTTGCCGTTGCTGAGCAGCACCGGGAAGTGCTGTCGCTCGGCTTCCAGTCGCACCCGCCAGCGGCTGAGCACATCGGGGCGGTCCGGATGGAAGCTGATGCGGCGGAAGCCTTCGGCTTCACACTGCGTGGTGAGCATGCCGCCACTGGCGTAAAGACCCTCCAGGGATGTGTTGCTGTAGGGGTCGATCCGACAGCGGGTCTCGAGCGTGAACGGCTGATCCGGCGGAGACAGCAGCGTGAGCATGCCGTCCTGCAGCTGCCAGGCCTGCGCCGACGGAACACTGCCATCGATCGCCAGGTGCTCGAGGGTCAGATCGACACCGTGCAGCACCAGGGGCACCCCGGACTGCAGCGGCGTGAGCTGCAGCCGGCTGGTCACCAGAACGTGATCGGCGTGGATGACGACATCCAGAGCGATCTGTTCCAGCCCGAAGGGCCATGGGGTGTAGTCCGCGAGGCGGACCGGAGCGACGGCTGCCATGGCGTCACCGGGCATTCAGCAGCCCTGATCCTGGCGGACCAGTCACCAGGGCAGAGGGCGGCGGCCGCTGCCGGCGTTGCAACCCACCTGAGATCCCAGCAGCGCACCGAGGGGAACGGCCCAGCTGCGGCCGTCATCCCGCGAGGCGACGTAGCCGAGGCCACCTCCCACGATGCCCCCGATCAGTCGCCCTCTGTTGCAGTCGCGTTCCAGCTGCGTTCGCATCCAGCCATCCCCCGCCGAGCTGTTGTAGGGCGACCGCTCGTAGGGATAGGGGGCCGGTTCATAGGGATAAGAGTGCCCACTCGACCAGTGATGGGCCTGAGCGGGCAGGGCCGTCGTCACCAGCGCTCCGGCGAGCACCAGGACGGAAAACGGAGAGAAGCGGATCATCCGTGATCTCGGAAAAGGACGACGTCAGGTAGTTGGTCTGACGCCCCCCCAGACAACCGCCGGATCCAGATCGTTTGGCAACCGAAACTCCGGCCAACTGCTTCCAGATGCAACTGGCCGGAGCCTGAGGCTCACTTGTCGGAGATCTTCTTGATGGCTTCCTTCACCTTGGCCTGTACATCGGCTGGAATCGCCTTCGGGCAGGCCTGCATGGCGCGCAGGAGCACCTGCTGCTCGGCGGCGGCGAACATTTCCTTCTCCGAAAGGGTCTTGTTGTCGAGCATCGACACCTTGCCGTCATGGCGGCCCTTCAGGGCCTGGGCATAGGTGCTGGCGGAGATGCCGAGCGCCTTCGGAAATTCCACGCCATCGAGCGCAGCCATGCAGAAGAAGGACGTGCCCATGGCCTGATAGATGGCGATGTCCTGCTTGGTGGCGGGAGCGGCAACAGCACCGGCCACAGCGCCGAACAGCTCACCTGTGGCGAGCAGGGCCGGCACCGCCAATGCTCCCAGGAGTTTGTGGCGAAGTTTCAACGGACTGACACCGATTGATCCTCGGTATTTTTACGTAGATCAACCCTCCAGGCGTCCGGAGTGGTCCGGTCAGTTCTCCTGGATCGGCGGCGGCGCCTCGGAGAGACGGATTTCGTGGTGGTGCTCGACGATCGACAGCTCCCCGTTCTCCCAGCTGTAGATCGCCCGGTAGCGGTAGCGGTCCTGATCCACAAGCCGGATGTGTTCCAGGATGTCCCACTGCTGGTAGTGGGATTCGAGGATCGTCTCGTGCTCATCCACCTGCCGCAGGCGGGTGCGCACGGGGTCGCCGTTCAGATAGCCCCGGCTGCGCTGGAGCTGATGGCCCCAGAGGGTCGCCTCCATCACGCCGCTGCGCTCGTACCAGGGCTTGCGCGCGAAGAACTCGTCGGAGTGCTGATCCTCGGCGTCCGACCACCAGCTGAAGCGGTAACGGCTCTCACCGGCCGTCGGCTCGGCGAAGGTCTCCATCTTCAGGTTCATGTCCAGATGCAGCACCTGGTCATCGCTGAACATGTACTGACGTCGCGAACGCCAGACGCCCAGATTGCGGGTGAACCAGCGGCGCAGATTGCTGTCCACGGAGACCGATGGTGATCCGTCAGCGCGCGACGGCACCGTCAATGGAACACGGTTTTGCCCGGAAAAAAGCGACATGAGCCGCGGATACGGCGAAGCGGACTGTTCATGAACGTCTTAGCCCGGATGGAGTCCCCGTCAAAAACCCATAAGGTGAGCATTCGTTTTCCGCGTCGGATGCCTTGTGAAGGGTGACGGTCCCAAAGGTCGTCAGCAGCTTCAGCTGCTGCTGGTGGCTGCCCGTCATCACCTGTCCGGCCAGGACCTCCGTTCTCTGGTGCAGTACCTGGAGCGGGAGGACGTCGGATTCGAGGTGACCCTCCAGCTCGCGGATCCGTCCCAGCAGCCGGAGCTGCTGGAGCTGCACCGGCTCGTGGTCACCCCCGCTCTGATCAAGCTGTCGCCCTCCCCCAAGCAGGTGTTCGCCGGCAGCAACATCCACCAGCAGCTGAAGGGGTGGGTGCCGCGCTGGCAGCAGGACGGCGTCGTCAGCGGACTAGGGCTCAGCCTGCGGCCGACCGAACTCGACGGCAGCCGCACCCAGAAGGAGCTGCAGCTGGAGGATCAGCTGCTGGTGCTGCGTCAGGAGAACGAGACCCTGATCGACCGCATCCACGCCCAGGAGAGATTGCTGCGCATGGTGGCCCACGAGCTGCGCACACCCCTCACCGCAGCGACCCTGGCCCTGCAGAGCCAGAGGCTCGGGCAGATCGACATGGATCGCTTCCAGGATGTGATCACCCGCCGTCTCGAGGAGATGGAGGCGCTCTCGAAGGATCTGCTGGAGGTGGGAACCACCCGCTGGGAGGCCCTGTTCAACCCTCAGCGGCTCGATCTGGCGAGCGTGTCAGCGGAGGTGATCCTGGAACTGGAGAAGCTCTGGCTCGGACGCAACGTCGAGATCCGCACCGACATACCGATCGACCTGCCGAAGGTCTTCGCCGATCAGCGACGCATGCGTCAGGTGCTGCTCAACCTGCTGGAGAACGCCCTGAAATACACAGGCAATGGCGGGCACATCACCCTGACCATGCTGCACCGCACCAGTCAGTGGGTGGAGGTGAGTGTCTGCGACAGCGGGCCGGGCATCCCCCCCGAAGAGCAGCAGCGGATCTTTCTGGACCGGGTCCGTCTGCCGCAGACATCGCATCGCACCACCGGATTCGGCGTCGGGCTGTCGGTCTGCCGCCGCATCGTGGAAGTGCACGGCGGCCGCATCTGGGTGGTGTCGGAACCCGATGAGGGGGCCTGCTTCACCTTCACCGTGCCGATCTGGCAGGGCCAGGGACAGGAATGGGGTCAGGCTGTCTTGACGGAGGGTCAGCCCGACCCGTAGTTTTGCTTGGTGACCGGGAGCACAGACAGCTCATCGCTCACGGCCTCGCCCCCATCGTCTAGAGGCCTAGGACACCTCCCTTTCACGGAGGCGACAGGGGTTCGAATCCCCTTGGGGGTATGTCAAATCAACGCGGCTGAATGTCGTCAGTCGCCGCTCCAGCGCCGTCTGGCTTCCTGTTCGACCGCATGCAGATTGCTCGACAGGTCGTCGCGCAGCCGCTCTTCGATCAGCCCGATCGGCATGCCGAGGCATCCCTGCACCGTCAGCTCATAAAGAAGTGAGGACCCCTCGGGCAGATCTCGCATCTGCCAGGACCCTTCAAACCGCCGGAAATCGCCTTTCACCATCCGGAACCGCAGCAGGCCGTCCGGCAGCACTTCCTGCAGTTCCAGCAGCACCTGAGCGGAGAAGCGCAGACCGAGAAGCTGCTGACTGCCCACCTGAAGCACCCGCACCGTCTGGCCGTCCCGCAGCACCAGCTCGCTGGTGCTGAGATTGGGAATGAAGCGGTCGAGATGGTCGTAGTCCGTGAGGACCTCCCAGAGAACCGAGACCGGTATCGCTGTTCTCAGCTGCACCGCCAGACGCCTGACGCCCTGCGGAAGGCGCTCCATCGTCTGCTCGATGACAACACCCTCGTCGGCAGCGGCTTCACGGAGCCCACGTCCAAAAATTGACTGAGCTGGAACCAACGCCTGAAAGGTCTCCGATGAGAAAGAGAATGGTCTGATCTTAAGGAGATCCCACGGATCACATCGCGATCTGTGTCAACGGTCAACCTCCGCTTGCGCGGATGAAGACCACACCTATAGTCGCGCAACCGAAATTGAGATCTCATGCGGGTGCCTGTCGCCACGGCCGGTGGAACCACGTCTCCTCTGTTCACGGTTGTTGCCAGCGGCATCAAGGCCGGATCAGGGGCCTCCGTGATTCGCACCTACCAGGTGGCGATGAGTGGACTCAACAACCTGTACAAGCGCCTGAGCGCCTCTGGAGCCAGAATCATCAGCGTGTCACCCGCCAGCGAGGACTCTCCCTCCGCTCCGGTGGCAGCCTCCAGCGCCCCCGAACCGCAAGCCGTGACAACTGCTCCCGCCCCCAAGAAAAAGCCCCACGCCAACGTTCCGGTCAACACCTACAAACCGAAGACACCCTTCATGGGGACGGTGACCGAGAACTACTCGCTGGTGAAGGACGGCGGTATCGGTCGGGTCCAGCACATCACCTTCGATCTCTCCGGCGGCGAACCCCAGCTCGAGTACATCGAAGGGCAGAGCATCGGGATCATTCCGGAAGGCAACGACGCCAACGGCAAGCCCCACAAACTGCGCCTGTATTCGATCGCCAGCACCCGCCACGGCGACAACTACCAGGACAACACCGTCTCCCTGTGCGTGCGTCAGCTTGAGTACAAGAACGAGGCAGGAGAACAGATCTACGGCGTCTGCTCCACCTATCTCTGCGACATCGAGCCCGGCTCCAAGGTGAAGATCACCGGTCCGGTGGGCAAGGAGATGCTGCTGCCCGACGACGAAGACGCCAACATCATCATGCTGGCGACCGGCACGGGCATCGCTCCGATGCGCACCTACATCCGCCGCATGTTCGAACCCCGCGAGCGCGATGCGAACGGCTGGACCTTCCGAGGCAAAGCCTGGCTGTTCATGGGCGCACCCAAGACCGGCAACCTCCTCTATGACGAGGATTTCCAGCACTACGAGAAGGAATTCCCCGAGAACTTCCGCTACACCAAGGCGATCAGCCGCGAACAGCAGAACACCAAGGGCGGCCGGATGTACATCCAGGACCGCGTGCTGGAGCATGCCGAGGAGATCTTCTCGATGATTGAAAACCCCAAGACCCACGT encodes:
- the pdeM gene encoding ligase-associated DNA damage response endonuclease PdeM, giving the protein MSAQLWQWGAESLQFLPQRALWRPEGRVLMLADLHLGKAEAFQAQGIPLPSDADGGTFNPLLELCHQWRPQQLIVLGDLIHARVGLTPRLRDNLRALPELCGCEVLLIGGNHDRHSWMEGLPQLPSQALGALWLSHAPESPPQPHQLNVCGHLHPTSRLRSRSDHLRLPCFAYDEVGSRLVIPAFGELTGGHDCGDRYRTWLVADGVIVPWFDPLPKNQGRRPAA
- a CDS encoding DUF3104 domain-containing protein; amino-acid sequence: MDGPLFLRARCGDLVVVEGEDPGDWWMGHVLHVVGSARGPEPSLFQIACIDSGVVRMVNADQVIERLPFSAVPDDARSASSPPVSRPERSAGQGSSGGQSGAGAVRLASTAPSSHSATSMRRA
- a CDS encoding transporter substrate-binding domain-containing protein, with the protein product MARFQVSSDPAAMRCSALAAALLSATQLLIIPAVAAAPEPRGTLRVGITGSPPFVLSGHGSRGGISLEIWRRVAEQNDLSYDLVEQPTPKQGLRAIEMGEIDLLVGPISITARRLAMPDVDFTQPYFLGKSGVLLPLSPPSLVSRLSVFFGWAVVSSVLVLLGVLLAVGSLIWLAERRRNAEQFPRAPLAGIGSGMWFALVTLTTVGYGDKAPVTRTGRGLTAAWMTISLIAVSSLTASLASAFTLFLTGATETAITDPAQLQSRRVAVVSGTSGVELAQRRNMRVVSADSLAGAIDLMLEDRAEAVIFDRPAIRYYLKKNPDLAVRLAPFTLTEETYGFAFRSGDPLRNALNVSILQLQRQGQVEAITNVLLN
- a CDS encoding CopG family transcriptional regulator, translating into MPILQDLVQELQQRLASTEPAPSTAAVADAACSERINVTLPRGVMDDLKRHALEEGRSCGNLAAFLVEDALRRHRPLS
- a CDS encoding PCC domain-containing protein; this translates as MRPLPLKLTPGSDLRLSLEELARAQQLNGFVLGVVGNLSRAAFQCPGQAQPTVLEGDLEVITLNGTLSPEGVHLHLSLSDGACQVWGGHLEPGTLVQKGVDLLVGVLEPSQPAVDGNTATPVAQPPRIEIAVLPGCPWCARALRLLRTLDLPHTVDTVNDDAAFSRWQSRSGMRTFPQVFIDGALLGGYDDLASLHGSGKLEQLR
- a CDS encoding DUF6737 family protein; translation: MATPEESPEPTSFWSHKPWWCQPWTILMTGSLAIGGSWWLLHWLWLTLPIALLVLIWWWLFLIVVPRSGALPPTPPAP
- a CDS encoding WbuC family cupin fold metalloprotein, with the protein product MSDSIRLQAIDQSLFDRVAAVARGKPRLRMNHNLHQESDLVQRFLNVLQPGTYVRPHRHVREQAGTGFECFLVLQGAIGLLIFDGDGQLIERHRLSATGPLRGIELAENQFHSLVALEPDTVMFELKQGPYQPTQDKDFLSAFPGEGSEQAEDQERSWRQLFATGHRP
- a CDS encoding rhomboid family intramembrane serine protease encodes the protein MRQRFLLPLLLLALAWSQELVDQILFAGQWNLPMGPGLPWWRLLSAPFSHSGFAHLISNSAVFLPLSWLVLTRGMRDYIAIWIAVLLMEVPVVLLWPTASHGLSGVIYGLLGYLLLIGWLERRLLPVLLSLIAFWLYGSALVALIPGVSPAGVSWIGHASGFAGGLLAALAVHRDSAGQTS
- the pepN gene encoding aminopeptidase N; the protein is MAAVAPVRLADYTPWPFGLEQIALDVVIHADHVLVTSRLQLTPLQSGVPLVLHGVDLTLEHLAIDGSVPSAQAWQLQDGMLTLLSPPDQPFTLETRCRIDPYSNTSLEGLYASGGMLTTQCEAEGFRRISFHPDRPDVLSRWRVRLEAERQHFPVLLSNGNAVSAGPLAGAPDRHEAIWDDPHPKPSYLFALVAGDLTEVRDQLRTASGREVTLRLHVESGDEPYTAHAMASLKRSMRWDEQIYGLEYDLDEYNIVAVRHFNMGAMENKSLNIFNSKLVLADAETATDGELERVESVIAHEYFHNWTGNRITCRDWFQLSLKEGLTVFRDQSFTADLHSSAVKRIEDVAMLRNTQFREDAGPTAHPVKPAEYQAIDNFYTTTIYEKGSELIRMLHTLLGHERFMAGMATYVERFDGTAATTEDFVQAITDGAASDGRPLGFDPDRFRRWYHQAGTPQLNVERSWNATTGELTLQLQQRTEPTPGQPQKQPLVLPLAIALVTADGRIGEEQLVVMDEADRTMVLKAPPAEQPPALSILRRFSAPVVLRMDQPLTETLQLFAADDDPFCRWDAGQRLFRQILLARAADAPEPAVEAALTTALGQTLAGSDEGAELAVLLTLPGLAELEALQTTADPLSLDRAMHSLRADLGGALHEPLRQLLERCRPGWSRLWPEGQGARQLTAVAWSWLAAAGDAEAREQALKAVSGPSMTLARAALRALRPIDCPERDQALAAFHDRWQDKPVILDSWFSLEASTPRSDSLERVRDLLLHPRFDPLAPNSLRAVLGGFTANISAFHAVDGSGYRFMAEQIAAVDARNPITASRMAKVFSRWRSYGPERQAAMRAAIELLDGAPLSANTSEVVAMLRS